From a region of the Thermomicrobium roseum DSM 5159 genome:
- a CDS encoding CvpA family protein, whose product MTLYLALDVLLLVLLALFVPVGFWRGAARELVVTLGILLGFALGEFWAQPWGLDLAERTGLGEGAASFLAAVLALVACTFLIGYGVSSVILTPQPGMLGRLLGAVIALANGMLVLGFALRAIRLYLLGGAPSGLFEQAIVARLLSESMPWVLLAGALLGLPLIVLAAVLGARAVEEEVEPVRREQDFALQHTPTRPLPPRLPFVRHQSEVAYKTEPARPAEEPTRPLRAAPAAPESGGSRRDDIAEQETAVLARPAAETAPRPVDNRCPYCHADISDAKVFCPRCGRVL is encoded by the coding sequence GTGACCCTGTATCTCGCGCTCGATGTCTTGCTGCTCGTGTTACTCGCGCTCTTCGTCCCAGTCGGCTTCTGGCGTGGGGCGGCGCGGGAACTCGTGGTGACATTGGGAATTTTGCTCGGCTTCGCGCTGGGCGAGTTCTGGGCGCAGCCGTGGGGCCTGGATCTTGCTGAGCGCACGGGACTGGGCGAGGGAGCAGCGAGCTTTTTGGCTGCGGTCCTGGCGCTCGTCGCCTGCACCTTCCTCATCGGTTACGGGGTGAGCTCGGTGATCTTGACGCCGCAGCCGGGAATGCTCGGGCGTTTGCTCGGTGCTGTCATCGCGCTGGCCAACGGGATGCTCGTGCTCGGGTTCGCGCTGCGGGCGATCCGGCTGTATCTGCTGGGCGGTGCACCGTCGGGACTGTTCGAGCAGGCGATCGTGGCGCGCCTCTTGAGCGAGAGCATGCCGTGGGTGTTGCTGGCTGGTGCGCTCCTCGGGCTACCGCTCATCGTGCTCGCGGCCGTGCTCGGCGCTCGCGCAGTCGAAGAAGAGGTCGAGCCGGTCCGCCGCGAGCAGGATTTTGCGCTCCAGCACACGCCGACTCGCCCCCTGCCGCCGCGTCTTCCCTTCGTCCGGCACCAGTCGGAGGTGGCGTACAAGACGGAGCCAGCCCGTCCGGCGGAGGAACCGACGCGGCCGCTGCGTGCTGCGCCTGCGGCGCCGGAGAGCGGTGGAAGCAGGCGCGATGACATCGCCGAGCAGGAGACAGCGGTGCTCGCACGACCAGCGGCCGAGACCGCACCCCGCCCGGTGGACAATCGCTGCCCGTATTGCCATGCCGACATCAGCGATGCGAAAGTCTTCTGCCCGCGCTGCGGCCGAGTGCTCTGA
- a CDS encoding GNAT family N-acetyltransferase, with product MAGQTVRLVTIERIAGQELWVQPASFRDLPQLAQLQRACFELRQAYSLWALVVLWLWPGVRVLVARIADEIVGCVVGDQRGRHARVLNLCVAPAWRRRGIGALLLAALEQELAADLYTLMVEDKNGPAQALYRRFGYVPIAEVRHYYGRNRHGVLMQKRRGERPHWQ from the coding sequence GTGGCCGGGCAAACGGTTCGCCTGGTGACTATCGAACGGATCGCGGGCCAGGAGCTCTGGGTCCAACCAGCGAGCTTCCGTGACCTTCCCCAACTCGCCCAGCTCCAGCGTGCCTGCTTCGAGCTGCGCCAGGCGTACAGCCTGTGGGCCCTCGTCGTTCTCTGGCTCTGGCCTGGTGTTCGGGTGCTGGTCGCACGGATCGCGGACGAGATCGTCGGGTGCGTGGTGGGAGACCAGCGCGGCCGCCATGCGCGTGTCCTCAACCTCTGCGTGGCACCAGCTTGGCGACGGCGCGGGATCGGTGCGCTCCTGCTCGCCGCGCTGGAGCAGGAACTTGCGGCTGATCTCTACACCTTGATGGTCGAGGACAAGAACGGGCCAGCCCAGGCGCTCTACCGTCGCTTCGGCTACGTGCCGATCGCCGAGGTCCGCCACTACTACGGACGCAATCGCCACGGCGTCCTCATGCAGAAACGCCGTGGCGAACGCCCGCACTGGCAGTGA